The Rhodanobacter sp. LX-99 genome segment GACGCGCAGCCAGGACCTGGCCGCCCAGGGCTACATCTCGAAACAGGACCTGGACACCCTGCGCAACACGGCCGCCCAGTACGCGGCCATGGTGGCCGCCGATGCGGCCAGCGTGCGCGACAGCCAAGTGCAACTGGCCTACACCAAGGTGATCTCGCCGATCGACGGTCTCGCCGGCATCCGCAACGTGGATCCGGGCAACGTGGTGACCACCAGCACCGGCATCGTCACGCTGACCCAGCTGCATCCGATCAACGTGATGTTCACCCTGCCCGAGCAGAACCTCGACATGGTGCGTGCCGCCGCCGCCCAGAAAGGCGCCTCGCTGCAGGTGACCGCGCTGGACCGCACCGATGCGCACCCGATCGCCAGCGGCGGCGTGCTCAAGGTGATCGACAACCAGATCGACACCAGCACCGGCACGTTCCGCCTGAAGTCGGAGTTCCCGAACGACAGGAACGAATTGTGGCCGGGCCAGTTCGTCAACGTGCAGCTGCTGGTCAGCACCGTCGACGGCGGCCTGGTGATCCCGGCGCAAGCGGTGCAGCGCGGGCCGGACGGCGACTATGTCTACCAGGTGCAGGCCGACAGCACGGTGAAGATGCAGGCGGTGGCGGTCGCCGGTGAAGTGGGCGACAGCCACGTGATGATCGGCAGCGGCCTCAAGGCCGGCGACCGCGTCGTCACCGAAGGCCAGTTCCGGCTGAAGCCGGGCAGCAAGGTCAACGCGCTGAAGCCGGGCGAAGTGCCGGCGGCGCCGACCGCGGCCGAACTGGAGAAAGCCAAGCAGAGCAGCAAGGGTGGCGGTCGCCGTCGCGGCTGAGCGGCCGCGCGCCGACAGTGCAACGCCACCGCAGTCGTGCGAAACCGGCCGTGCCCCGGCCATGATCGCGGCTGAACCCGCACCTACACGTTACGGATAGCCATGGGATTCTCGACCCTCTTCATTCGCCGCCCGATCGCCACCTCGCTGTTGATGGTGGCGGTGCTGCTGCTCGGCATCCTCGGCTATCGCCAGCTGCCGGTGTCCGCCTTGCCGGAGATCGAGGCGCCCAGCCTGGTGGTGAGCACGCAGTACCCGGGCGCCAGCGCCAGCACCATGGCGGCGCTGATCACCACGCCGCTGGAGCGCAACCTGGGGCAGATCTCCGGGCTCACCATGATGAGTTCGGATTCCTCCGCCGGGCTGTCCACGATCATCCTGCAGTTCTCGATGGACCGCGACGTCGACATCGCCGCGCAGGACGTGCAGGCCGCGATCAACCAGGCCAAGGGCACGCTGCCGGGCAACCTGCCGTATCCGCCGGTGTACAACCGGGTCAACCCGGCCGACGCGCCGATCCTCACCCTCAAGCTCACCTCCGACAGCCGCCAGCTGCGCGAGGTGAACGACCTGGCCGACTCGATCATCGCGCAGAAGCTGTCGCAGGTGCAGGGCGTGGGCCTGGTCTCGATCGCCGGCAACGTGCGCCCCGCGGTGCGCGTGCAGGTGAACCCGGCGCAGCTGTCCAACCTCGGCCTGACCCTGGAAGACGTGCGCAGCGCGCTGACCCAGGCCAACGTCAACGCGCCGAAGGGCACGCTGAACGGCAAGACGCAGAGCTACTCGATCGGCACCAACGACCAGTTGAGCGACGCGTCCGAGTACAAGAGCACCATCATCAGCTACAAGAACAATTCGCCGGTGCGGCTGTCCGACGTGGCCAAGGTGGTCGACGGCGTCGAGAACGACCAGCTCGCCGCGTGGGCGAACGGCCAGCCGGCGGTGCTGCTGGACGTGCGCCGCCAGCCCGGCGCCAATATCGTGCAGACGGTGGAGCAGATCCGCCGCGTGCTGCCCGAACTGCGCAGCGCGCTGCCGGCCGACGTGCATCTGGACGTGTTCGCCGACCGCACGGTGACCATCCGCGCCTCGGTGCACGACGTCGAGTTCACCCTTATCCTCACCGTGTTCCTGGTGATCGGCGTGATCTTCGTGTTCCTGCGCCGGCTGTGGGCCACCGTGATTCCGTCGGTGGCGGTGCCGCTGTCGTTGATGGGCACGTTCGGCGTGATGGCGTTCACCGGCATGTCGCTGGACAACCTGTCGCTGATGGCGCTGGCGGTCGCCACCGGCTTCGTGGTGGACGATGCGATCGTGATGATCGAGAACATCGTGCGCTACATCGAGCAGGGCCGCGACGGCAAGGAGGCGGCCGAGGTCGGCGCGAAGGAAATCGGCTTCACCGTGCTGTCGCTGACCGTGTCGCTGGTGGCGGTATTCCTGCCGCTGCTGCTGATGCCCGGCGTCACCGGCCGGCTGTTCCACGAGTTCGCCTGGGTGCTGACCATCGCGGTGACCATCTCGATGCTGGTGTCGCTGACGCTGACGCCGATGATGTGCGCCTACCTGCTCAAGCCCGACCAGCTGCCCGAGGGCGACGACGCGCACGAGCGCCACGCCGCGGCCGGCAAGCGCACGGTGTGGTCGCGCACGGTGCATATCTACGAGAACTCACTGGACTGGGTGCTCGACCACCAGCGCCTGACCATGCTGGTGGCCGGCGCGGCGGTGGTGCTCACCGTGTTCCTGTACGTCGTGATCCCCAAGGGCCTGCTGCCCGAGCAGGACACCGGCCTGATCACCGGCGTGGTGCAGGCCGACGACAACATCGCCTTCCCGCAGATGGAGGACCGCACCAAGGCGGTCGCCGAGGCGCTGCGCAAGGATCCGGCGGTGGCCGGCGTGGCCGCCTTCATCGGCGCCGGCACCATCAATCCCACGCTCAACCAGGGCCAGCTCTCGATCGTGCTGAAGGACCGCGGCGACCGCGACGGCCTGGACGAGCTGCTGCCGCGCTTGCAGCACGCGGTGGCCGGCATTCCCGGCGTGGCACTGTACCTGAAGCCGGTGCAGGACGTGACCCTGGACAGCCGCGTCGCCGCCACCGAATACCAGTACTCGCTGTCCGCGGTGAAATCGTCGGAGCTGGCCGGCTACGCCAGCCAGATGACCCAGGCGATGCGCCAGCGGCCGGAGCTGGCCGACGTGGACAACAACCTGGCCGACAACGGCAACGCGCTGAAGCTGACCATCGACCGCGAGAAGGCCAGCCGCCTCGGCGTGCCGGTGCAGAGCATCGACGACACCTTGTACGACGCGTTCGGCCAGCGCCAGATCTCCACCATCTTCACCCAGCTCAACCAGTACCGCGTGGTGCTGGAAGTGGCGCCGGAGTTCCGCAGCAGCGACGACCTGCTCAACAAGCTCACCGTGCGCGGCAACGGCAACGGCGCGCTCACCGGCAGCAACGCGACCAGCTTCGGCCAGCTGAAGTCGAGCAACTCGGCGACTCCGTCGGGCATCGGCAACACCGGCAACATCGGCTTCGAGATCGGCGGCGGCGGCACCATCCCGCTGTCCTCGCTGGTCAGCGCCCAGGTCACCAGCGCGCCGCTGGTGGTCAGCCACCAGCAGCAGTTGCCGGCAGTGACGCTGGCGTTCAACGTGGCGCCGGGCTACTCGCTGTCCGACGCGGTGGCGGCGATCCACGAGGTCGAGCGGCAGTTGAATTTCCCGCCGCAGATCCGAGGCGAGTTCGTCGGCAAGGCCGCCGAGTTCACCTCCTCGCTGGGCGACGAGGTACTGCTGCTGCTGGCCGCGATCGTGGTGATCTACATCGTGCTGGGCGTGCTTTACGAGAGCTACATCCACCCGCTGACGATCATCTCCACGCTGCCGCCGGCTGGTGTCGGCGCGCTGCTGGCGCTGATCATCTGCGGCATGAGCCTGTCGGTGGACGGCATCGTGGGCATCGTGCTGCTGATAGGCATCGTGAAGAAGAACGCGATCATGATGATCGACTTCGCGATCGAGGCGCGGCGCACCGGCCTCAACGCGCGCGACGCGATCCGCCGCGCCTGCCTGCTGCGCTTCCGCCCGATCATGATGACTACCGCCGCGGCGATGCTCGGTGCGCTGCCGCTGGCGCTGGGCAACGGCATCGGAGCGGAACTGCGCCGGCCGCTGGGCGTGTCGATCGTGGGCGGCCTGCTGCTGTCGCAGCTGGTCACGCTGTACACCACGCCGGTGATCTACCTGTACATGGAACGTTTCTCCGACTGGCTGGCCGCCCGCCGCGAGCGGCGCGCCCTGAACCACGCCCAGGCCAGCAGCGCGGCGTGATTCCGCCGATGTTCCGTCTTGCTCCCTCCCCTGCCTGCAGGGGAGGGCCGGGGAAGGGTCATTCTTCGCCGCAAAGTCAAAAGCACCCCCCCCTCCCGACCAGGAGTTGCTTTGCCTTGCTCCCTCCCTTGCTCGCAGGGGAGGGCCGGGCGACCGCGGGGAGTCCTTCAGATGGAGGAGCGCTCTTCGTGGAGTCCCGCAATCAACCTTTTCGCGGCATGGACGTTGAGGGTGGGATGATTCGTTCGCGCGCCGTCTGCCGTACCCCGCCCATCCCCCGTCCACGTTGAATCCATGAACATCTCCGGCACCTTCATCCGCCGCCCGATCGGCACTTCGCTGCTGGCGATGGGCCTGTTCGTGGCCGGCATGATCTGCTACGCCCTGCTCGGCGTGGCGGCGCTGCCGAACATGCAGTTCCCGGCGATCTTCGTGCAGGCCAGCCAGGCCGGCGCGGACGCCAGCACGATGGCGTCGACCGTGGCCGCGCCGCTGGAACGGCACCTGGGCCAGGTGCCCGGCATCGAGACGATGCGCTCGTCCAGCTCCGAGGGCCGCACCTTCGTCTTCATGATGTTCCGCAACGGCACCGACCTGGACTCCGCCGCGCGCGACGTGCAGGCGGCGATCAACTCGGCCGCACCGGACCTGCCCAGCGGCCTCAACGGCGCGCCCAGCTACCAGAAGGCGAACCCGAACGACGACCCGATCATCGCGCTCGCGCTGACTTCGGCCACGCAATCGGCGGCCGACCTGTACAACCTGTCCGACACCCTGCTGGCGCAGCGGCTGCGCCAGTTGCCGGGCGTGTCGTCGGTGGAGATCGCCGGTGCGGCCACGCCGGCGATCCGCGTCGACGTGAACCTGCGCGCGCTGAACGCGATGGGCCTGTCGCCGGACCAGCTGCGCAATGCGCTGAGCGCGGCCAACGTGACCTCGCCGGAGGGCTTCCTGTCCAACGGCACCACCACCATGTCGGTCAGCGCCACCACCCAGCTGCACAGCGCGGACGAGTTCGCCCAGCTGGTGATCGCCAGCCGCAACGGCACGCCGGTGCGGCTGGCCGACGTGGCGAACGTCTACGCCGGCCAGCAGGATGCGTATCAGGCCGCCTGGTTCCACGGCAAACCGGCCGTGCTGATGTACGTCTACAAGAAGGCCGACGCCAACGTCATCGCCACCGTCGACCTGGTCAAGAACCAGCTGCCGCTGCTGCGCGAATACCTGCAGCCGGGCACCGTGCTGACCCCGTTCTTCGACGGCACGCCGACCATCCGCGCCTCGCTGCACGAAGTGCAGGCCACGCTGCTGATCTCGCTGGCGATGGTGATTCTGGTGATGGCGCTGTTCCTGCGCCGGCTCGCCCCCACGCTGATCGCCGCGGTGGCGGTGCCGCTGTCGCTGGCCGGCGCGTTCGTGGTGATGTACATCCTCGGCTATACGCTAAACAACCTCACCCTGCTGGCGCTGGTGATCGCGATCGGCTTCGTGGTGGACGATGCGATCGTGGTGATCGAGAACATCATCCGCCACATCGACGGCGGCATGTCGCGCATGCAGGCGACCCTGGCCGGCGCGCGCGAGATCGGCTTCACCATCGTCTCGATCACCGCCTCGCTGATCGCCGTGTTCATCCCGCTGCTGTTCGCCGGCGGCGTCACCGGCATGTTCATGCACGAGTTCTCGGTGACCCTGGTCTCGGCGATCGTGGTCTCCGCGCTGGTCTCGCTGACGCTGACGCCGGCGCTGTGCGGCCGCTTCCTCGGCGGGCATGCCGCAAGGGAAAAGGCGCAGCCGTCGCGGCTTGCGCGCACATTGGACGGTTTCCACGCCGGCATGCTGCGCGTGTACACCCGCGCGCTGAACTTCTCGCTGCGCCACGCGCTGCTGTTCTCGCTGACTCCGCTGGTGCTGATCGTGGCCACGTTCTACCTGTTCGGCGTGGTCAAGGCCGGCCTGTTCCCGGCGCAGGACACCGGCCTGATCTGGGGCCGCGCCAGTTCCAGCGCCACCGTGTCGTTCGCCGAAAGCAGGCAGCGGCTGGAACGGCTCACCGCGATGCTGATGGCCGACCCCGATGTCGCCACCGTGGGCTC includes the following:
- a CDS encoding efflux RND transporter permease subunit — its product is MNISGTFIRRPIGTSLLAMGLFVAGMICYALLGVAALPNMQFPAIFVQASQAGADASTMASTVAAPLERHLGQVPGIETMRSSSSEGRTFVFMMFRNGTDLDSAARDVQAAINSAAPDLPSGLNGAPSYQKANPNDDPIIALALTSATQSAADLYNLSDTLLAQRLRQLPGVSSVEIAGAATPAIRVDVNLRALNAMGLSPDQLRNALSAANVTSPEGFLSNGTTTMSVSATTQLHSADEFAQLVIASRNGTPVRLADVANVYAGQQDAYQAAWFHGKPAVLMYVYKKADANVIATVDLVKNQLPLLREYLQPGTVLTPFFDGTPTIRASLHEVQATLLISLAMVILVMALFLRRLAPTLIAAVAVPLSLAGAFVVMYILGYTLNNLTLLALVIAIGFVVDDAIVVIENIIRHIDGGMSRMQATLAGAREIGFTIVSITASLIAVFIPLLFAGGVTGMFMHEFSVTLVSAIVVSALVSLTLTPALCGRFLGGHAAREKAQPSRLARTLDGFHAGMLRVYTRALNFSLRHALLFSLTPLVLIVATFYLFGVVKAGLFPAQDTGLIWGRASSSATVSFAESRQRLERLTAMLMADPDVATVGSRLGSSRQGTSGSFNIDLKTRAEGRQDDTFAVLARLSAKAANYPDLNLRLRPVQDLPSGGGGGTSQGAQYQVSLQGNDLASLQEWLPKLQAELKKNPKLRDVGTDVDEAGLRQNIVIDRDKAARLGVSIGSIDGALYDAFGQRQVSTIYSDINQYQVVVNALPEQTATPEALNRIYVRSSSGQMIPITAFARQEPGLAPSQITHENQYTTMDLSFNLAPDVSMGEAMAIIQSTVKNMRMPGDIRVQMGNDFRRFQQSQSGMGWLILAAVLTVYIVLGMLYENLVHPITILSTLPAAGVGALLALWLTDTELSVVAQIALVLLIGIVKKNAIMMIDFALVAEREHGKPPLEAAREACIVRFRPIMMTTMVAILAALPIAIGLGEGSELRRPLGIALIGGLLISQSLTLLSTPALYVIFSCLAERRRAWWARRQGRKALLARPGIG
- a CDS encoding efflux RND transporter permease subunit; the protein is MGFSTLFIRRPIATSLLMVAVLLLGILGYRQLPVSALPEIEAPSLVVSTQYPGASASTMAALITTPLERNLGQISGLTMMSSDSSAGLSTIILQFSMDRDVDIAAQDVQAAINQAKGTLPGNLPYPPVYNRVNPADAPILTLKLTSDSRQLREVNDLADSIIAQKLSQVQGVGLVSIAGNVRPAVRVQVNPAQLSNLGLTLEDVRSALTQANVNAPKGTLNGKTQSYSIGTNDQLSDASEYKSTIISYKNNSPVRLSDVAKVVDGVENDQLAAWANGQPAVLLDVRRQPGANIVQTVEQIRRVLPELRSALPADVHLDVFADRTVTIRASVHDVEFTLILTVFLVIGVIFVFLRRLWATVIPSVAVPLSLMGTFGVMAFTGMSLDNLSLMALAVATGFVVDDAIVMIENIVRYIEQGRDGKEAAEVGAKEIGFTVLSLTVSLVAVFLPLLLMPGVTGRLFHEFAWVLTIAVTISMLVSLTLTPMMCAYLLKPDQLPEGDDAHERHAAAGKRTVWSRTVHIYENSLDWVLDHQRLTMLVAGAAVVLTVFLYVVIPKGLLPEQDTGLITGVVQADDNIAFPQMEDRTKAVAEALRKDPAVAGVAAFIGAGTINPTLNQGQLSIVLKDRGDRDGLDELLPRLQHAVAGIPGVALYLKPVQDVTLDSRVAATEYQYSLSAVKSSELAGYASQMTQAMRQRPELADVDNNLADNGNALKLTIDREKASRLGVPVQSIDDTLYDAFGQRQISTIFTQLNQYRVVLEVAPEFRSSDDLLNKLTVRGNGNGALTGSNATSFGQLKSSNSATPSGIGNTGNIGFEIGGGGTIPLSSLVSAQVTSAPLVVSHQQQLPAVTLAFNVAPGYSLSDAVAAIHEVERQLNFPPQIRGEFVGKAAEFTSSLGDEVLLLLAAIVVIYIVLGVLYESYIHPLTIISTLPPAGVGALLALIICGMSLSVDGIVGIVLLIGIVKKNAIMMIDFAIEARRTGLNARDAIRRACLLRFRPIMMTTAAAMLGALPLALGNGIGAELRRPLGVSIVGGLLLSQLVTLYTTPVIYLYMERFSDWLAARRERRALNHAQASSAA
- a CDS encoding efflux RND transporter periplasmic adaptor subunit is translated as MSRFWKIALIVIAVIVVATVGFRLLHKPSPAGTASAQSATKSKGGKDGKDETPPVPVTVVPVVKQNVPVYLTALGTVQALNTVTVNPQVGGQLLSLEFTEGQPVKKGQVLAQIDPRTYQAAYDQAAAKQRQDQALLETAKSNLTRSQDLAAQGYISKQDLDTLRNTAAQYAAMVAADAASVRDSQVQLAYTKVISPIDGLAGIRNVDPGNVVTTSTGIVTLTQLHPINVMFTLPEQNLDMVRAAAAQKGASLQVTALDRTDAHPIASGGVLKVIDNQIDTSTGTFRLKSEFPNDRNELWPGQFVNVQLLVSTVDGGLVIPAQAVQRGPDGDYVYQVQADSTVKMQAVAVAGEVGDSHVMIGSGLKAGDRVVTEGQFRLKPGSKVNALKPGEVPAAPTAAELEKAKQSSKGGGRRRG